From the Triticum urartu cultivar G1812 chromosome 4, Tu2.1, whole genome shotgun sequence genome, the window ATGGGAGTAAAGGCACACCGAAGCCCAAGAGGTAGAAATGGAAATACAACTTCCAGATTTGATGCAGCTGAGAAGGCTAATCTAGATTTCATAAGGCACAAATTTATGGATGCAAAACGTCTTTCTACAGATGAATCCCTTCAGATGTCAGAAGAGTTGAATGAGACACTTGATGCATTGGTATCTAATAAGGATCTTCTTTTGGAATTTCTTGAAAAACGCGATCTGGGTTCTGCCTCCTCTAATGGAAACTGCATTACAATATTGAAGCCATCTAAAAGAAATCAATTTATTGATGCAGACAACATATGTTCACATGATAATGATACAGAAAGTTTTTTCCGCAAGCAAAATGAAGTGAAATACCCCACGAGGAAACCACATACTAAGTTATCCAGTCAATCCCCAAGAGAAGACTCTGGTTCATCGAGGCAGAAACTATCAAGGTCAAGTCAGGAAATCAGTGATAAACGAGCTTGTCCCACACGGATTGTTGTCCTGAAGCCATGCTTTGAGAAAGCTCAGGACCTTGAAGGATCCTTCGGCCTACCACATGAAATCCCTCATTCTGATTACAGAAGGCACACAGCATGCCAGTGTGCTGGCATGTGGAGTCCATATACTGATGAGTCCATGTGTCAAGTATCCCCTGGCGATCCTGAAACGTCAGGCCATATAAAAAAGGGATCTAGAGAAATTGCTAGAGAGGGTGCAAAACAAATGAGAGCTGCTAGGGGCCGTGTTCTCCAACCAGACACCAGCACAATTTTGTCAGATGAAAGCTCACAGTTTGTGTCATCTCTTGCTAAGGTCAAGAATTCGGAGAGAGTCCATAGGTCTTCTGAATTATGTGACGGTTGGGCTTCTCCCACCTTCAACACTTCGCCAGCATATTCAAATGACACATCAGTCATAAATGAAGCAAAGAAACAGCTCTCTAGCAGATGGAAGATAGCGCATCAATTTCAGCATCAAGAACCTGAGAATAATGGCTTCGGCGTGCTTGGAGACATGTTTGTTCTCTCTGACGAGGAAACATCAGAAGTTGCTACCCAAACAATGTCATACCAGAAATGTCCAAAGGGAGAACTGCAGCGAAACAGAGTGCCAGTCTCGTGTAGCAATCCTCTTGGCATCAGCAGCAAGGATGGTTGGAGAGGTGTAGCTCCAAGCAGTTCAGCAAGGTCTAAATATCTTCCATCATTCTCTAACCATGGAGTTCAAAAGTCGAGCAACAGAAAAAGAACGGGTAGGCAAAATGAGTTTTCTATGCTTAAAGATGTTCTCAAAATAGGACCCCATGATTCTGAGTACGCATGTCATAGTAGACAAAGAAAATCCCTGGTCGGAGGTTCACCTTTTCGTGGTGATGAAGATCAAGTGCTCCCAGATGATGAGGGAAGAACCATGATTGACCATGAGATACATGTGAGTTCTCAGGAAGCACCAGATGTTATTGACATGCCAGATTCATCTGAACAGACACTTGCACATGCCGTGAATTCTGGCCATGAATTAGATGGAGTGCGTCATCTGGATACCAGTTCTGCAGTTTTTCAACAGAATAAAGAACCACTTTCTCCTGCTAAACTGAATCAGCACATGCATCAACAGCCATCGACAGCATTTGATTTCTGCCTTCATGTTCCTAATTTTGACAATCTGCTGGCTCAGGTATATCGCATGTACCATCTAATTTTAGCTTATTATGCAGTTTTTTTCTTGTATCCTTAATAAATTCCTGTGGATATACATTAATTTATATGAAGGGGAGCCTTGGCGCAGTGGTAAAGCTGCTGCCTTGTGACCATGAGGTCACGGGTTCAAGTCCTGGAAACAGCCTCTTACAGAAATGTAGGGAAAGGCTGCGCCGGGCTGCCCTTTTTTTATACATTACTACATGTACATCCCATTTTTCTCCCCTCTTGTTTCCCTCAACCAGGTCTTTCAGCTCTTTGATAATTCTGGAAGCTCAATTGATTTATCGCTTGCCATGTTTACCAACTTCTGATTGTATTCTATTGCAGGCCGAGGGGATTGAAAATCATGTGGATGATGTTTACGCAGCTCTGTTTAATCCGCCAACAGAAACAGAATCTCCTGTGGGGATTGACCACCATCATGGTGTTGACAATGACAATCAAGCCTCGTGGATTCACCCGACAGGATCAGAATCTCCGGTGAGCTCCAACATTGATGAGCAGCCAAGTCCAGTGTCTGTTCTTGAATCTTCCTTGGATGCTGAAGAAGTTTACTCAGGAGATTTCGAGAAAATTAGTGCCGATCTTCAAGGCAAGTGGTCGAGTTTTTCTTTGCCTATTCACCTTCCCTTTAAATTCTCAGCTCTTGAGTTTGACTTTCTGTAATATTACAGGACTGCGAATGCAACTTCAGCTTCTCAAGACGGAGACCACAGACGATGCAGACGACACCGATCATCTTACAGCGAGCGACGACGAGGTTGCCTCGGCAGATGAGCCACTTGCTGAAATGGAGATACTACCCCCCCATGCTTTCGTGGATGAGGAAGAACGAGATTTCTCGTATGTGCTTGATATGCTCACCTTATTGGGCATTGATGACGCTTTCCAGGACGGGCTACTCGACGTGCGCTGCTTTTCGGAATATCCTGCTGGCCCTGATATATATGATATACTTGAGAACAAGTACAGCAGCCTCATTCTATGGCCGGCGTCGGAGAGGATGCTCCTGTTTGAGCTCACAAACACCGTGATTGCAGATCTGATAGCCTCTCTGGTGCATCATGGGTCAAAGGGGTTGCTGCGAAGGTTCTCATCCAGGTGGGATCAGGAGGGGTTTGTCGTTGATGTGTGGCAGAGGGTGTTCGAGATACGGCAAGAGATGGACGGTAACCAGGGCGACCCGCTGATGATGGACTTCGAGCGGCATGGCTCTGAGGATGGCGTCGATCTTGTCGGGAGGGAGATGGAGAGGATGTTGCTTAAGGATCTTGTGGTGGAAACCATTGCTGAGTTCCTGGGGACAGGATAATCTGGTGTAGCTTTTGTGGCTCCATGGTTTGCAGCGATTGCCATTTGAGCAGCTGAGATGCCGTAGGTTCGTTGTAGTGGATCATCATACAGACAGAGACAGGTGAAGGGATGTGGTTGTAACTATTAGTTGTAATAACTGTGGCCTAGGGTTCCCCTCCCAACTGGAGAAAAACCAGTGGATTTTGGGCGCGGAGATGGAGTATAAATGTGAATTTTTGGTATGAACTGGTTGATAATCATGCAGTTGCCTTGTTTGGTATGTTTTGAATGTGTGTTACATGAAATGATGCTTATGTTAGTCGTTGCTCTTCAGCGGCTTAGGATGTGGAAATTGCATAGAAGTCATCCCACTCCCCCCAACTATCCCTCGTTTGTCCGACAAGCTTTTAGACACCTTGGACGCAATCTTATGCAACTACGGCAATATCACAAGTGGTTCAGGTACGGAGCAACAACTCCACACCACCCGTGTGTCGCGGCCTGCACCTGCAACGTCGATCAGTGCGTTTGATTTGCACACCCAAAACCCTATATAAATCTGGCTAACATGCACGTAACGATGCACACCAGCAGCACTCCCCGGTCTCCTCCGCGCACGCGCCAAGATGGCCAAGGGGGCGCTCTACATCTACATGATGGTCGCGCTTGCACTGACGAGCTGCGCACTCGCGGGCCGCGTCCTCAACGACCATCCCGCGGCGCCTCCGGTAGAGACCGATCCATTGCCGGGGCCGACCGACCCGCCTGTCGACCCAGAGGTAGTGCCGGTCCCCGCGCCCACGGCGGCGTTGCCTTTGCCATCCAAtgccgcgggcgccgctggcgtAGCTCCGGCCGCTGGCGTTGGTGCAACGGCCAACGTAGGAGCCGGCGACAGCCCCCTGACGTTCTTCATGCATGACATCCTCGGCACCTCGTCGCAGACGTCGGCGCTCATGGTGACCGGGGTGGTGGCGAGCGCCGACGGCCTGGCCAGCGGCAACAACGTCGTCCCCTACGACAGCCTCGTCCAGAGCAACGGAAACGCCGTCAACGGCGGCTACAAGAACACCATCCCCTCCGTCAACGGTTCTGGCGGTGGCGACACGCCCCAGACCCAGAACCTCCTCCTCGGCATGACCACCGTCGTGGACGAGGAGCTCGCCGGGGGCCATGAGCTCGGCGCCGCGGCCGTCGGCAGGGCGCAGGGGTTCTACGTCGCGAGCTCGCAGGACGGCAGCAGCAAGACGGTCGTGCTGACGGCCATGTTCGGCGGCGAAGTGCACGGCGACACGCTCAGCTTCTTCGGGGTGCACCAGTTGGCGGCGCCGGAGTCCCGCATCGCCGTCATTGGCGGCACAGGGAAGTACGAGACCGCCAAGGGCTTCGCCGCCATCCGCACGCTGCACCCCGGCGACCAGCACGCCGCCGACGGCGTCGAGGGCCTCCTCCAGTTCGACATTCACCTCTCCTGAGCTGCTTCCCTAACTAGTGCTACCACATTCCAAGTGTTTGTCCTTCCAGGTTATATGATGCTCTGCCGTCGCGCTCAACATTTGTAATCTGAATTTCACGGCCTATGCATTTTACTACCATAATACTCCTATATGTAATGCGAACTAAGTGTATATTTATGCATATTTTATGAAGAAAACTAAGTATATTTGTGATGTCCTGGCCTCCTGGGTCACATGAAATGAAATCCTGAAAAACTTAACTGTTTGGATGAGCTTACAGAACATAAACCACACGAAAAGCAGAGTGTCATGAGCTCCTACAAACAGAAAACAAATGGGTGCCAGGATACTAGAATTTAAGCAaaaaagaaataataaaaaacTCTCTATTCATGTACTTTGAAAGCCTAAGGAgttgacaagaacatgatcacATGATTCTGATTTCCGAGACAAAACTTATGTATCAATGAAACTAAAATCAGGTAACGCATGTCATGTCACTAAAGAGTTGCATGGAAGAAGAATCCTGGGTAAGCTATCTGTAATCTATACGCCTGCAGCCGAGCTTGCCAAGGCACTAAAGAACGCTCCGTGTGAAGTATAATACAGATCCGACTTCGGTAACTCCTGCCCCTCATTTCTCATCCAAGATGCGTTTCTGGAAGTCCGAAACCATGCGTGGCAGGCCTTGCTTCAGAGAGACTTTTGGCTCCCAATTGAGAAGAGATTTGGCCTTTGAGATGTCAGGTTTTCTCATGTGCGGATCATCGGCGGTGTTGGGTTTAAATTCAACACGCGCACTTGGGTCAATTGTCTCTTTCACTACCTGTGGAATATAGTGCGGAAACGTTATTCCTCATAGGCAAAAAATGTATAAAAATATCCACTTTATGTTTAAACAAGAAGTGGAGGTCAGTCAGTTTCGGTATCAAGGTCAGACCTGAGCAAGCTCCAACATGGTAAACTCCCCAGGGTTTCCCAAGTTGAAAGGTCCAATGTACTTATTTTCCATCAGAGTTATCAACCCATCAACC encodes:
- the LOC125552107 gene encoding uncharacterized protein LOC125552107, giving the protein MASVGRSRSRRRGEVGGPFEWDAAPSGDYSADHHGAGSSRKQASNSGILSHTLFDEEIRKSKPRQSSCVPMKKLIDEEFLKDVNARHTSPGAVGRLMGLDSLPTSSGTHSQHRSSRSHAHKTPSFISHDRYVPQRRKNDEMPEVKDVFEVMDVMGVKAHRSPRGRNGNTTSRFDAAEKANLDFIRHKFMDAKRLSTDESLQMSEELNETLDALVSNKDLLLEFLEKRDLGSASSNGNCITILKPSKRNQFIDADNICSHDNDTESFFRKQNEVKYPTRKPHTKLSSQSPREDSGSSRQKLSRSSQEISDKRACPTRIVVLKPCFEKAQDLEGSFGLPHEIPHSDYRRHTACQCAGMWSPYTDESMCQVSPGDPETSGHIKKGSREIAREGAKQMRAARGRVLQPDTSTILSDESSQFVSSLAKVKNSERVHRSSELCDGWASPTFNTSPAYSNDTSVINEAKKQLSSRWKIAHQFQHQEPENNGFGVLGDMFVLSDEETSEVATQTMSYQKCPKGELQRNRVPVSCSNPLGISSKDGWRGVAPSSSARSKYLPSFSNHGVQKSSNRKRTGRQNEFSMLKDVLKIGPHDSEYACHSRQRKSLVGGSPFRGDEDQVLPDDEGRTMIDHEIHVSSQEAPDVIDMPDSSEQTLAHAVNSGHELDGVRHLDTSSAVFQQNKEPLSPAKLNQHMHQQPSTAFDFCLHVPNFDNLLAQAEGIENHVDDVYAALFNPPTETESPVGIDHHHGVDNDNQASWIHPTGSESPVSSNIDEQPSPVSVLESSLDAEEVYSGDFEKISADLQGLRMQLQLLKTETTDDADDTDHLTASDDEVASADEPLAEMEILPPHAFVDEEERDFSYVLDMLTLLGIDDAFQDGLLDVRCFSEYPAGPDIYDILENKYSSLILWPASERMLLFELTNTVIADLIASLVHHGSKGLLRRFSSRWDQEGFVVDVWQRVFEIRQEMDGNQGDPLMMDFERHGSEDGVDLVGREMERMLLKDLVVETIAEFLGTG
- the LOC125552109 gene encoding dirigent protein 25-like; this translates as MAKGALYIYMMVALALTSCALAGRVLNDHPAAPPVETDPLPGPTDPPVDPEVVPVPAPTAALPLPSNAAGAAGVAPAAGVGATANVGAGDSPLTFFMHDILGTSSQTSALMVTGVVASADGLASGNNVVPYDSLVQSNGNAVNGGYKNTIPSVNGSGGGDTPQTQNLLLGMTTVVDEELAGGHELGAAAVGRAQGFYVASSQDGSSKTVVLTAMFGGEVHGDTLSFFGVHQLAAPESRIAVIGGTGKYETAKGFAAIRTLHPGDQHAADGVEGLLQFDIHLS